One part of the Dyadobacter sp. 676 genome encodes these proteins:
- a CDS encoding PVC-type heme-binding CxxCH protein yields the protein MSKPKKISVYSSLIAFGLAVIAFSAFRLNQPGPVKIGKGTHISLMGNNLGSRMMNYDNFETELYMRYPDDNLVIRNMCDGGDTPGFRPHASRNTPWAFPGAEKFQTELANPSQSEGHFDTPDQWLTRLKTDVIVSFFGYNESFEGKAGLANYKAELDAFIKWTLQQKYNGTSAPQLVIVSPIAFEDLSDRYDLPNGKKENENLLLYTRAMKEVADQNKVLFVDAFAPSQKWYAETKEPLTIDGSQLNAEGYKKLGVLLVDKIFGKAPEKGKNRELVHAAVNEKNWMWHNDYKIPNGVHVYGRRYNPFGPDNYPAEIEKIRQMTDIRDQAIWLAASKGEKMDLAAADKNTRALPQVKTNFNPEKNGSLTYLYGNDALAKLKVPQGYKIELFASEQEFPDLAKPMQMSFDNKGRLWVATMPSYPHYKPGDSKPNDKIIIFEDTNNDGKADKQSVFADGLHLPLGFEIAKEGVYVSQGTNLKLLTDTNGDGKADKEEILLSGFDDHDTHHNSHAFTVDPSGAIYSGEGVFLHTNVETSYGPVRATNGGFYRYAPQLKKLERTAQLSIPNPWGIAFDDWGQPFFAETSSPDVRWMLPGTVLPRYGEATHKSVQLVEDKHRVRPTSGLEFVSSRHFPDELQGDFLINNTIGFLGTKEHTLTDDGTGYKSHHRQDLVVSEDRNFRPVDMEFAPDGSLYVIDWHNILIGHMQHNARDPLRDHSHGRIYRITYPSRPLVTPAKIDGASIEELLDNLKLPEYRTRYRTRRELRGRDASQVLSKLNTWVANLDKNDPRYEHHLLEGLWVSWGMNKVDRKLLKQLLKAKDYHARAAAVQVVRYTGHQVPDQAELLMQAARDENSRVRLMAIVAASWIGKEKGLPILAEAKKMPLDDWMIHAHEAAVAHLKGENVKKEKQNVATTNLKGNDLILFNQGRQIYAKEGYCITCHQPDGRGLEASGFPPLSGPWVTGNEERLIKIALKGLLGPIEVNGKKYPGQVPMTPFAGLLKDDEVAAVLTYVRNSFGNKAPAISPEKVKQVRVATESKKDFYSPEQLLKDHPLEKL from the coding sequence ATGTCTAAACCCAAAAAAATCAGCGTTTATTCATCGCTCATTGCATTTGGACTGGCAGTCATTGCATTCAGCGCGTTCCGCTTGAACCAGCCCGGCCCGGTCAAAATCGGCAAAGGCACGCATATTTCCCTGATGGGTAATAACCTGGGATCGCGGATGATGAATTACGACAACTTCGAAACGGAGTTGTACATGCGTTATCCCGACGATAACCTTGTTATCCGCAATATGTGCGACGGCGGGGATACGCCCGGCTTTCGGCCGCACGCGAGCCGCAACACGCCCTGGGCATTCCCGGGAGCGGAGAAATTCCAGACGGAGCTGGCAAATCCTTCCCAGAGTGAAGGCCACTTCGATACGCCGGATCAATGGCTCACCCGCTTGAAGACGGATGTGATCGTTTCGTTTTTTGGTTATAACGAGTCGTTTGAAGGCAAAGCGGGACTGGCAAATTACAAGGCCGAGCTCGACGCATTCATTAAATGGACCTTGCAGCAGAAGTATAACGGAACGTCGGCGCCGCAACTGGTGATCGTCTCGCCTATCGCTTTCGAGGACCTCTCCGACAGGTATGACCTGCCGAACGGTAAAAAGGAGAACGAAAATCTGCTGTTGTATACCAGGGCAATGAAAGAGGTGGCCGACCAGAATAAAGTACTTTTTGTAGACGCATTCGCTCCTTCGCAGAAATGGTATGCCGAGACCAAAGAGCCGCTGACAATCGATGGCTCGCAGCTTAATGCGGAAGGCTACAAAAAGCTGGGCGTTTTGCTTGTGGATAAAATCTTCGGAAAAGCACCTGAAAAAGGCAAGAATCGTGAGCTGGTGCATGCGGCGGTGAACGAGAAGAACTGGATGTGGCATAACGATTACAAAATCCCGAACGGAGTGCATGTGTATGGCCGTCGCTACAATCCTTTCGGACCGGATAACTACCCCGCGGAAATTGAAAAGATTCGCCAGATGACGGATATCCGTGACCAGGCGATCTGGCTGGCGGCTTCGAAAGGGGAGAAGATGGATCTCGCGGCGGCGGATAAGAACACCCGCGCATTGCCGCAGGTAAAAACGAATTTCAATCCCGAAAAGAACGGAAGCCTCACCTATTTATACGGAAACGATGCATTGGCCAAGCTTAAAGTGCCACAAGGTTATAAAATCGAACTTTTTGCTTCCGAACAGGAATTTCCGGATCTGGCAAAACCCATGCAGATGTCGTTCGATAATAAAGGACGCTTGTGGGTAGCCACCATGCCTAGTTACCCGCATTACAAGCCGGGCGACTCGAAGCCGAACGACAAGATTATCATATTCGAGGATACCAATAACGACGGCAAGGCCGACAAGCAATCCGTTTTTGCCGATGGGCTGCATTTGCCGCTCGGATTTGAGATTGCCAAAGAAGGCGTTTATGTTTCGCAGGGCACCAACCTGAAATTGCTGACGGATACGAACGGCGATGGTAAGGCCGATAAAGAAGAGATCCTGCTGAGTGGCTTCGACGACCACGATACACACCACAACAGCCATGCATTCACGGTGGACCCGTCGGGCGCTATTTACTCCGGCGAGGGTGTTTTCCTGCATACCAATGTGGAAACTTCGTATGGCCCCGTGCGGGCGACCAATGGCGGTTTTTATCGTTATGCGCCGCAGTTGAAAAAGCTCGAACGCACCGCACAGCTTTCGATCCCGAACCCGTGGGGTATCGCATTCGATGACTGGGGCCAGCCGTTTTTTGCCGAAACGTCGAGCCCGGATGTGCGCTGGATGCTGCCCGGAACCGTTTTGCCGCGGTATGGCGAGGCCACGCACAAATCGGTACAGCTGGTGGAGGACAAGCACCGCGTACGCCCCACGTCGGGTTTGGAATTTGTATCCAGCCGCCATTTTCCGGACGAACTGCAAGGTGATTTCCTGATCAACAATACCATTGGTTTCCTGGGAACAAAAGAGCATACGCTGACCGACGACGGTACAGGTTACAAGAGCCACCACCGCCAGGACCTGGTGGTGAGCGAGGACCGCAACTTCCGTCCGGTTGACATGGAGTTTGCGCCCGACGGCTCGCTTTACGTGATCGACTGGCACAACATCCTCATCGGCCATATGCAGCACAACGCGCGGGACCCGCTGCGCGACCATTCGCATGGCCGTATTTACCGTATAACTTATCCGTCGCGCCCGCTGGTAACTCCTGCAAAAATCGACGGCGCGAGTATCGAGGAACTGCTGGATAACCTGAAACTGCCCGAATACCGCACGCGCTACCGTACGCGCCGCGAATTGCGCGGCCGTGACGCCTCGCAGGTGTTGTCGAAACTGAATACCTGGGTCGCGAATCTGGACAAGAACGACCCGCGTTACGAGCATCATTTGCTCGAAGGATTGTGGGTAAGCTGGGGCATGAACAAGGTCGACCGGAAACTGTTGAAACAGTTGCTGAAAGCGAAGGATTACCACGCGCGCGCCGCAGCGGTGCAGGTGGTTCGTTACACCGGCCACCAGGTGCCCGATCAGGCGGAGCTGCTCATGCAGGCGGCACGTGACGAAAACAGCCGGGTACGCCTGATGGCCATTGTAGCTGCCTCGTGGATCGGCAAGGAAAAAGGTTTGCCGATTTTGGCAGAAGCCAAGAAAATGCCGCTCGACGACTGGATGATCCACGCGCACGAAGCTGCCGTGGCGCATTTGAAAGGAGAGAACGTGAAGAAGGAAAAGCAGAACGTAGCTACCACCAATTTGAAAGGGAACGATCTGATCCTGTTTAACCAGGGCCGGCAGATCTACGCGAAAGAAGGCTATTGCATTACCTGCCATCAACCTGACGGCAGGGGCCTGGAAGCATCCGGCTTTCCGCCGCTGTCGGGTCCGTGGGTGACAGGGAACGAGGAAAGACTGATCAAGATCGCCCTGAAAGGTTTGCTGGGGCCAATCGAGGTAAATGGCAAAAAATACCCGGGGCAGGTTCCGATGACCCCATTCGCAGGTTTGTTGAAGGACGACGAGGTAGCCGCGGTACTGACTTACGTTCGTAACTCTTTTGGAAATAAGGCGCCGGCTATTTCTCCCGAAAAAGTAAAACAGGTACGCGTAGCGACGGAAAGCAAGAAGGATTTTTATTCGCCCGAACAGCTTTTAAAGGACCATCCATTGGAAAAGTTGTAG
- a CDS encoding ThuA domain-containing protein: MKLKQFCICFLFAAFAVVAGTHSAAAQSSQKSKKPLVVFVTGDHEYSGEETLPIIAAELEKNYGMRTIVLKAYPDHNSEKNIPGLEALKDADLAVFYLRWRQLPPDQLAHIEAYLKAGKPVMGFRTSTHAFNFPKGHESEKWNAFGEFALNAPPGWGGAAKHTHYGHNSSTDVTLIPEQAKNPILTGVKGPFHVRSWLYRVLPDYPTKGSTWLLMGKSVNPDKEAIENPVAWTGTNSFGGKVFMTTLGHPEDFRLEPFQRLVINAIHYELGLQIPKEWKGKMDIQVPYREAK; the protein is encoded by the coding sequence ATGAAATTGAAACAGTTCTGCATTTGCTTCCTTTTTGCGGCATTTGCAGTGGTGGCCGGCACGCATTCCGCGGCCGCGCAGTCTTCCCAAAAAAGCAAGAAACCGCTCGTCGTTTTCGTCACAGGCGATCATGAGTACAGCGGCGAGGAAACGCTCCCAATCATCGCGGCCGAACTTGAAAAAAACTACGGCATGCGCACGATCGTCCTCAAAGCCTATCCCGATCATAACAGCGAAAAGAATATCCCCGGTCTGGAAGCATTGAAGGACGCTGACCTGGCCGTTTTTTACCTCCGCTGGCGTCAGTTGCCGCCGGACCAACTGGCGCATATCGAGGCTTACCTCAAAGCCGGCAAGCCCGTAATGGGCTTCCGCACCTCCACGCACGCATTCAATTTCCCCAAAGGCCATGAAAGCGAGAAGTGGAACGCTTTCGGCGAATTCGCGTTGAATGCGCCTCCGGGATGGGGCGGCGCGGCGAAGCACACCCATTACGGCCATAACAGCAGCACCGACGTGACCCTGATTCCGGAACAGGCCAAAAACCCGATCCTCACAGGCGTGAAAGGTCCCTTTCACGTACGCTCCTGGTTGTACCGCGTATTGCCCGATTATCCGACCAAAGGTTCGACGTGGCTGCTTATGGGTAAATCCGTAAATCCCGATAAAGAGGCGATCGAAAATCCGGTGGCCTGGACGGGTACCAACTCATTTGGCGGAAAAGTGTTCATGACGACGCTCGGGCATCCCGAAGATTTCAGGCTGGAACCTTTCCAACGACTCGTCATCAATGCAATCCACTACGAGCTGGGCCTGCAAATCCCGAAGGAATGGAAGGGAAAAATGGATATCCAGGTACCTTACCGCGAAGCCAAATAA
- a CDS encoding vanadium-dependent haloperoxidase, with product MNITGIAIAKANLDLDKGIMVHSLAAATLMDAFISCWDEKYRSSRVRPETVINRAIDPKWQPLLQTPPFPEYTSGHSVISTAVAEILTFLLGDDFAFRDDTEVIFELPARDFKSFRQASEEAAISRLYGGIHYRDAIENGQDQGRAIGAFIIEKLKKAGVKPAL from the coding sequence ATGAACATTACCGGTATCGCTATTGCCAAGGCCAACCTCGATCTCGATAAAGGCATTATGGTGCATTCGCTGGCGGCCGCGACGCTCATGGACGCATTCATCAGTTGCTGGGATGAGAAGTACCGCAGCAGCCGGGTAAGGCCCGAAACCGTGATTAACCGGGCTATCGATCCGAAGTGGCAACCTTTGCTGCAAACCCCGCCTTTTCCGGAGTACACCAGCGGGCATAGCGTTATTTCCACCGCCGTGGCCGAAATATTGACTTTTCTTCTCGGCGATGATTTCGCTTTTCGCGACGATACCGAAGTGATTTTCGAACTGCCGGCGCGGGATTTCAAATCATTCCGCCAGGCATCGGAAGAGGCGGCTATTTCAAGACTTTACGGAGGAATCCATTACCGCGACGCCATCGAGAACGGGCAGGACCAGGGCCGGGCCATTGGGGCATTTATTATCGAAAAACTGAAAAAAGCCGGTGTAAAACCTGCTTTATGA
- a CDS encoding VCBS repeat-containing protein: MPNGGDLNGDGRAELVIVGEMMPVKIFTYNGKDFEDKTADYFAGEESGFWNAVKIEDLDGDGKPDLLAGNLGLNSQIKASEKEPAELYFADFDKNGSIDPFFNFYVQGKSYPFVSRDELNDQIYPMRKKFSFYRDYANATMPDVIPAAELAKAGKLEARELRSVCFMNRDGKFEKVAMPARAQFGPVCEILAEDYNGDGRKDLLLLGNKTSNRLKLGSMDANYGSLFIGDGKGGFRFVGQADSGLSVNGDVKSAVEIRIGNQPFLVIGAFNEPLQFYKNYKK; encoded by the coding sequence ATGCCCAATGGGGGGGATTTGAACGGTGATGGAAGGGCCGAGCTGGTGATCGTCGGGGAAATGATGCCGGTGAAGATTTTTACCTATAATGGAAAAGATTTTGAAGACAAAACTGCCGATTACTTCGCCGGTGAGGAAAGCGGTTTTTGGAATGCCGTTAAAATAGAAGACCTGGACGGTGACGGAAAACCTGATTTACTGGCCGGTAACCTGGGCCTGAATTCGCAGATAAAGGCTTCCGAAAAAGAGCCCGCTGAGTTGTATTTCGCTGATTTCGACAAGAATGGCTCCATTGACCCCTTCTTTAATTTTTACGTGCAGGGCAAATCCTACCCGTTTGTAAGCCGCGACGAGCTGAACGATCAGATTTACCCGATGCGGAAGAAATTTTCTTTTTACCGGGACTATGCCAATGCGACCATGCCGGATGTAATTCCAGCCGCGGAGCTTGCGAAAGCAGGTAAACTCGAAGCAAGGGAGCTCCGCAGCGTGTGTTTTATGAACCGCGACGGCAAGTTTGAAAAAGTAGCCATGCCCGCGCGTGCGCAATTCGGGCCCGTGTGTGAGATTCTGGCCGAAGATTACAATGGCGACGGACGAAAAGACTTGCTGCTTTTGGGCAATAAAACCAGTAACCGGCTCAAACTGGGCAGTATGGATGCCAATTACGGAAGCCTGTTCATTGGCGACGGCAAAGGAGGTTTCCGCTTCGTGGGCCAGGCCGATTCCGGGTTGTCGGTGAATGGTGATGTAAAGTCGGCAGTCGAAATCAGGATCGGTAATCAACCATTTTTAGTCATTGGCGCATTCAACGAGCCATTGCAGTTTTACAAAAATTATAAAAAGTAA
- a CDS encoding VCBS repeat-containing protein codes for MRRHCFKSSRLRSPTNTKASSENDFKRQPLMLSMYSQTGPVLAKGDVNRDGLEDIFVSGDQHKQAKIWLQQKSGSFIEMPGFAIGDENTSAISAAVFFDGNGDGFDDLYIAKGGYSMFEPNTVSLQDELYLSDGRGGLSLAVLSVPNTKASSKSCVRPYDFDRDGDLDLFVGGRIIPGRYPEAPASFLLVNDGKGRFEARESPFFKIGMVTDAQWGGFER; via the coding sequence TTGCGCAGGCATTGTTTCAAAAGCAGCCGCCTGCGATCGCCTACCAACACGAAGGCTTCCAGTGAAAACGACTTCAAGCGTCAGCCATTAATGCTCTCGATGTACTCACAAACGGGCCCGGTGCTGGCGAAGGGCGACGTGAACAGGGACGGGCTGGAGGATATTTTTGTGAGCGGCGATCAGCATAAACAGGCGAAGATCTGGTTGCAGCAAAAAAGCGGGTCTTTCATTGAAATGCCTGGTTTTGCGATCGGGGATGAGAACACTTCGGCAATCTCCGCCGCAGTATTTTTTGACGGCAATGGCGATGGCTTCGACGATCTCTATATTGCCAAAGGAGGCTATTCGATGTTCGAACCGAATACGGTTTCGTTACAGGATGAACTCTACCTGAGCGACGGCCGGGGCGGCTTGAGCCTGGCCGTTCTTTCCGTGCCGAATACGAAGGCAAGCAGCAAATCGTGCGTCCGGCCGTATGATTTTGACCGCGACGGTGACCTCGACCTGTTTGTAGGAGGACGGATTATTCCCGGACGCTACCCGGAAGCACCCGCTTCGTTTTTACTGGTCAACGACGGCAAGGGCCGTTTCGAGGCCAGAGAATCGCCATTTTTCAAGATAGGAATGGTTACCGATGCCCAATGGGGGGGATTTGAACGGTGA
- a CDS encoding CRTAC1 family protein, giving the protein MGSNKLYLNLGAKGEKMKFKDITSSAGKGLEGRRGGWKTGVTMADVNGDGLLDIHICYSGKVKDEDRKNQLFINQGNLKFVEQAKEYGLDNISYSTQAAFFDYDNDGDLDMMLLNHTTKKIDNMELAKFRTQTDELAGNKLFENRKNRFVEVTQKAGIHQYPLTFGLGLAIADVNQDGWEDIYVTNDYNEPDYLYINNHDGTFKDVTRQYFRHLAQFSMGIDIADFNNDGLPDVMSLDMLPEDNQRQKLLQLQENYEAFELMVNQDLQKQYMRNMLQLNNGDGTFSEIGQFAGVSNTDWSWTPLFADFDNDGFKDLFVSNGYLRDYTNKDFLKYWGDYKIKRAIDKEPFQLMDLVKAMPSTMLANYIFRNNRDLTFSRMQQPWGLEHASVSSGAVYADLDNDGDLDLIVNNINEPAFVYQNTASDTKNTNWLQLKLKQDGANAGGIGTRVYLKNKGTLQYQEVNPNRGYLSCTPLRLHFGLGEASVVDTVQILWPDGTSQILENVKGNQLLTVEKSGSRKADRREKAGIAQALFQKQPPAIAYQHEGFQ; this is encoded by the coding sequence ATGGGTTCCAACAAACTTTACCTGAACCTCGGCGCGAAAGGAGAAAAGATGAAGTTCAAAGACATTACGTCGTCGGCCGGAAAGGGACTGGAAGGACGTAGGGGCGGCTGGAAAACGGGCGTGACAATGGCCGATGTAAATGGCGACGGCTTGCTCGATATCCACATTTGCTACTCGGGAAAAGTAAAGGACGAAGACCGCAAAAATCAGCTTTTTATCAATCAGGGGAACCTTAAATTCGTTGAGCAGGCGAAAGAATATGGTTTGGACAACATCTCGTACAGCACCCAGGCCGCTTTTTTTGATTATGACAACGATGGCGATCTGGATATGATGCTGCTCAATCATACCACTAAAAAGATCGACAATATGGAACTGGCGAAGTTCCGGACTCAAACCGACGAACTCGCGGGCAACAAGCTTTTTGAAAACCGGAAAAACCGTTTTGTGGAAGTCACGCAGAAGGCGGGTATCCATCAATATCCGCTGACCTTCGGGCTCGGTCTCGCCATTGCCGATGTGAACCAGGACGGCTGGGAAGATATTTACGTTACCAACGATTACAACGAGCCCGATTACCTCTATATCAACAACCACGACGGCACATTCAAAGACGTGACCCGGCAGTATTTCCGGCACCTTGCCCAGTTTTCGATGGGGATCGATATCGCGGATTTCAATAACGACGGCCTGCCGGACGTAATGTCGCTGGACATGCTGCCCGAGGACAACCAGCGGCAGAAGCTGCTTCAGTTGCAGGAAAACTATGAGGCGTTCGAGCTGATGGTGAACCAGGACCTGCAAAAGCAGTATATGCGGAATATGCTGCAACTCAACAATGGGGATGGTACATTCAGCGAAATAGGTCAGTTTGCCGGCGTTTCCAATACCGACTGGAGCTGGACGCCGCTTTTCGCCGATTTCGATAACGACGGTTTTAAGGATCTTTTCGTTTCAAACGGCTATTTGCGGGATTATACCAACAAGGATTTTCTCAAATACTGGGGCGACTATAAGATCAAAAGGGCCATCGACAAGGAGCCGTTCCAGCTCATGGACCTCGTGAAGGCGATGCCGTCCACGATGCTGGCCAACTACATTTTCAGGAACAACCGGGATCTTACGTTTTCCCGGATGCAGCAGCCCTGGGGGCTTGAACACGCATCGGTGTCCAGCGGCGCCGTGTACGCGGACCTCGACAACGACGGCGACCTCGATCTGATAGTCAACAATATCAATGAGCCTGCATTTGTATACCAAAATACGGCAAGTGACACAAAGAATACCAACTGGCTGCAACTCAAATTGAAACAGGACGGAGCCAATGCAGGCGGAATAGGGACCAGGGTTTATTTGAAAAACAAGGGCACATTACAATACCAGGAAGTGAACCCGAATCGCGGGTATCTGTCGTGCACGCCGCTGCGCCTGCATTTCGGGCTCGGAGAGGCTTCCGTAGTGGACACGGTGCAGATTTTATGGCCCGACGGCACCAGTCAGATCCTGGAAAACGTAAAGGGCAATCAACTGCTGACGGTAGAAAAAAGCGGCAGCAGAAAGGCGGACAGGCGCGAAAAGGCCGGTATTGCGCAGGCATTGTTTCAAAAGCAGCCGCCTGCGATCGCCTACCAACACGAAGGCTTCCAGTGA
- a CDS encoding FG-GAP repeat protein, producing the protein MNQKGLCFYLPAISLLTLPFTDVSAQHTLFRLLDAKQTGIDFVNPISETENQNVMSYEYYYNGGGVAVGDINNDGFDDLFFYVQYGFQQTLPEPRRERRKDEVQRHYVVGRKGTGRT; encoded by the coding sequence ATGAACCAAAAAGGTCTTTGTTTTTACCTGCCCGCCATCTCGCTGCTGACATTACCTTTTACTGACGTCAGTGCGCAGCATACTTTGTTTCGCCTGCTCGACGCCAAACAGACCGGGATCGATTTCGTGAACCCCATCAGCGAAACGGAGAACCAGAATGTAATGTCCTACGAATACTACTACAATGGCGGCGGCGTGGCAGTGGGGGACATCAACAACGACGGCTTCGACGATCTCTTTTTTTACGTCCAATATGGGTTCCAACAAACTTTACCTGAACCTCGGCGCGAAAGGAGAAAAGATGAAGTTCAAAGACATTACGTCGTCGGCCGGAAAGGGACTGGAAGGACGTAG
- a CDS encoding SusD/RagB family nutrient-binding outer membrane lipoprotein: MKKRLINMIVLAGLLPLACTDKFDELNTDPTKASADNFDPNLLLPSVQFNHANATAGYNGSILFQSMWVQILASTTSGAANYYSNADKYVISSNTNSYLASSWNTGYRAASLAYEMEQLTKDKPALVNLTNIAIIMQVQALATITDIYGDIPYTQALQAKSGVTLPVYDTQESIYKSLLARLDAAVAALNPAAAIPANDAFANYKGDIAKWKKYGYSLMLKLAMRLTKADLATAKTYAEKAATGGVFTSVNDDAYIVMDDANGYTNGNGAALSTPADIYQVRWSKTMIDYLKAGNDPRLGKIAEVPAAGLAANQNITNAGDSTPGNQLGLPNGYDMNGGATDITKSAGYPGGTGTGADMTPIGKYSRPTGIYRSRSGPIFVLTYAQTELLLAEAASRGFAVGGTAAAHYKNGLSAGIQSIGRYGVAAAIDAATADAYAAAHPLDAANALKQINEQYWATTGIQFNFVEAWSNWKRSGFPVLTPVNYVGNFSNGTIPRRQPYPTTEATQNSANYSDAVGRLASGDNWVSRVWWDK, encoded by the coding sequence ATGAAAAAGAGACTAATCAATATGATCGTCCTCGCAGGCTTGCTTCCTTTGGCTTGTACGGACAAATTCGATGAACTGAATACCGACCCTACCAAGGCGTCGGCCGACAATTTTGACCCGAATCTCCTATTGCCGTCGGTCCAGTTCAATCATGCCAATGCAACGGCTGGTTATAATGGCTCGATCCTGTTCCAGAGTATGTGGGTGCAGATTCTGGCGTCTACCACGTCGGGTGCGGCCAACTATTATTCCAACGCGGACAAATATGTGATTTCGAGCAATACGAACTCCTATCTGGCCAGCTCGTGGAACACGGGCTACCGCGCTGCCAGCCTGGCCTACGAAATGGAACAACTGACGAAGGATAAGCCGGCGCTGGTCAACCTGACCAACATCGCGATCATCATGCAGGTGCAGGCGCTTGCGACGATCACCGACATTTATGGTGACATCCCGTATACCCAGGCGTTGCAGGCCAAATCGGGCGTTACGCTTCCGGTTTACGATACGCAGGAAAGCATCTACAAATCGCTGCTGGCCCGCCTGGATGCCGCCGTGGCTGCATTGAATCCTGCCGCTGCAATTCCTGCCAATGATGCTTTTGCGAATTACAAAGGGGATATTGCCAAATGGAAGAAATACGGTTATTCCCTGATGCTGAAACTAGCGATGCGCCTCACAAAAGCGGATTTGGCGACGGCCAAGACCTACGCTGAAAAGGCTGCTACGGGAGGTGTTTTCACCAGCGTTAACGATGACGCTTACATTGTAATGGACGATGCAAACGGTTATACCAACGGTAACGGCGCGGCGTTGTCGACGCCCGCCGATATTTACCAGGTAAGATGGAGCAAAACCATGATCGATTACCTGAAAGCAGGTAACGACCCGCGATTGGGAAAAATCGCGGAGGTTCCCGCGGCGGGCCTTGCCGCCAACCAGAATATTACCAATGCGGGCGATTCAACTCCCGGCAACCAGCTGGGCCTGCCGAATGGCTATGACATGAACGGAGGCGCTACCGATATTACGAAGTCGGCCGGATATCCCGGCGGCACCGGCACAGGGGCGGATATGACGCCGATCGGCAAATATTCCCGTCCGACAGGCATTTACCGTTCGAGAAGCGGGCCGATCTTCGTGTTGACGTATGCACAGACCGAGTTGCTTCTGGCGGAGGCTGCGAGCCGCGGTTTTGCCGTGGGAGGAACGGCAGCCGCGCACTACAAGAACGGGCTATCTGCCGGCATTCAGTCTATTGGAAGATACGGGGTGGCCGCGGCGATCGATGCCGCAACGGCCGACGCCTATGCAGCCGCGCATCCGCTGGACGCTGCCAATGCATTGAAGCAGATCAACGAACAATACTGGGCAACCACCGGTATCCAGTTCAACTTCGTAGAGGCCTGGAGTAACTGGAAACGTTCGGGATTCCCCGTGTTGACGCCGGTGAATTACGTGGGCAACTTCTCCAACGGAACGATTCCCCGCCGCCAGCCTTACCCGACCACCGAGGCGACACAGAACAGCGCCAATTATTCCGATGCCGTAGGGCGTCTGGCGAGTGGCGACAATTGGGTGTCCAGAGTTTGGTGGGATAAATAA